One Agelaius phoeniceus isolate bAgePho1 chromosome 8, bAgePho1.hap1, whole genome shotgun sequence genomic region harbors:
- the JUN gene encoding transcription factor Jun, whose translation MSAKMEPTFYEDALSAGFAPPESGGYGYNNAKVLKQNMTLNLSDPSSNLKPHLRNKNADILTSPDVGLLKLASPELERLIIQSSNGLITTTPTPTQFLCPKNVTDEQEGFAEGFVRALAELHNQNTLPSVTSAAQPVSSGMAPVSSMAGSTSFNTSLHSEPPVYANLSNFNPNALSSAPNYNANSMGYAPQHHINPQMPVQHPRLQALKEEPQTVPEMPGETPPLSPIDMESQERIKAERKRMRNRIAASKCRKRKLERIARLEEKVKTLKAQNSELASTANMLREQVAQLKQKVMNHVNSGCQLMLTQQLQTF comes from the coding sequence ATGAGTGCAAAGATGGAGCCTACTTTCTACGAGGATGCGCTGAGCGCCGGCTTCGCGCCGCCGGAGAGCGGCGGGTACGGATACAATAACGCCAAGGTGCTGAAGCAGAACATGACGCTGAACCTGTCCGACCCCTCCAGCAACCTGAAGCCGCACCTGAGGAACAAGAACGCCGACATCCTCACCTCGCCCGACGTGGGGCTCCTCAAACTGGCCTCGCCCGAGCTGGAGCGGCTCATCATCCAGTCCAGCAACGGGCTGATCACCACCACGCCGACCCCGACGCAGTTCCTGTGCCCCAAGAATGTCACCGACGAGCAGGAGGGGTTTGCCGAGGGCTTCGTGAGAGCTTTGGCGGAGCTGCACAACCAGAACACGCTGCCCAGCGTCACCTCGGCCGCCCAACCTGTCAGCAGCGGGATGGCACCTGTGTCCTCCATGGCCGGCAGCACCAGCTTCAACACCAGTTTGCACAGCGAGCCCCCGGTGTACGCCAACCTCAGCAACTTCAACCCCAACGCGCTCAGCTCCGCGCCCAACTACAACGCCAACAGCATGGGATACGCGCCCCAGCATCACATAAACCCCCAGATGCCCGTGCAGCATCCCCGGCTCCAGGCTCTGAAAGAGGAGCCGCAGACTGTACCTGAAATGCCGGGGGAAACTCCTCCCCTGTCCCCCATTGACATGGAGTCACAGGAGAGAATCAAAGCCGAGAGAAAGCGCATGAGGAACAGAATCGCGGCGTCCAAATGCCGGAAAAGGAAGTTGGAAAGGATTGCCCGATTGgaagaaaaagtgaaaactTTGAAAGCCCAGAACTCAGAGCTGGCATCCACTGCCAACATGCTCAGAGAACAGGTTGCACAGCTTAAGCAGAAGGTCATGAACCACGTCAACAGCGGGTGCCAGCTCATGCTCACACAGCAGTTGCAGACGTTTTGA